A genomic segment from Victivallis lenta encodes:
- a CDS encoding winged helix-turn-helix domain-containing protein — MCDTSNITVGTIVMVKVGRNEIEVVVTEITANGWKVKKVGSDREFIVTRIERVIAEPGAPEAASATEPETEAVDAEIPSEAEEEVDTPNPAPESGGSPEKKLSLLNAALLVLKRSRTPLNTKEILAQVIEEGLWSPNGAKTPEQSLYSAFFREIKEKETPRVRKSAARRGAFEFNS, encoded by the coding sequence ATGTGCGACACGAGCAACATCACAGTCGGAACCATCGTCATGGTGAAAGTCGGACGCAATGAGATCGAGGTTGTCGTAACCGAGATCACCGCGAACGGCTGGAAAGTCAAAAAGGTCGGCAGCGACCGCGAGTTCATCGTCACCAGAATCGAACGGGTCATCGCCGAACCGGGAGCGCCGGAAGCGGCTTCCGCAACGGAACCGGAGACGGAAGCAGTCGATGCGGAGATCCCGTCGGAAGCGGAAGAGGAAGTGGACACGCCCAATCCCGCGCCGGAATCCGGCGGATCGCCGGAGAAGAAGCTCTCACTCCTGAATGCGGCTCTGCTGGTCCTCAAGCGCAGCCGGACGCCGCTCAACACGAAAGAGATCCTCGCGCAAGTCATCGAAGAAGGTCTCTGGAGCCCGAATGGAGCAAAGACTCCGGAGCAGAGCCTTTACTCCGCATTTTTCCGCGAGATCAAGGAAAAGGAGACCCCGCGCGTCCGCAAGAGTGCCGCCCGCCGGGGCGCATTCGAGTTCAACAGCTGA
- a CDS encoding recombinase family protein codes for MVMQTIPKKRCAIYTRKSVEEGLDQEFNSLDAQREAGEAYIASQKANGWVCLPTRYDDGGYSGGNMKRPALQQLLADCEAGLVDIIVVYKIDRLSRSICDFADLSKKFDEWGTQFVAVTQEINTATSAGRMMLNILITFAQYEREVITERVRDKMAASRKKGKWVGGSVPMGYRVENKKLVVEPEEARVIQRIFQRFIEIQSPSLIAQELNKDGIRTKQGKAWDKPHIYRILSNHTYIGKVNYKNSVCDGEQEAIIAQDVWDRTREILRVNDPAPAHMPRTEIIAPLKGILRCGHCDCAMMPTYARKNGKRYFYYLCSRDSKRATSTCPVRQIPAGEVERITREQVVKMLQTPTILIKLAQVLNLPAEKIAELFKETFWQEISPGEMNRLLHLLLEKVEVHEGKLTVEFKSSGIKTLMEEIANGEETD; via the coding sequence ATGGTGATGCAGACGATTCCAAAGAAGAGATGCGCGATTTACACACGCAAGTCCGTTGAGGAAGGACTGGATCAGGAATTCAACAGTCTGGATGCTCAACGGGAGGCTGGCGAAGCCTATATCGCAAGTCAGAAAGCCAACGGATGGGTCTGCCTCCCGACTCGTTATGACGACGGAGGATATTCCGGCGGCAATATGAAACGCCCGGCGCTTCAGCAGCTCCTTGCCGACTGTGAAGCCGGGCTGGTCGACATCATCGTGGTTTACAAGATCGACCGACTGTCCCGATCCATCTGTGATTTTGCAGACCTCTCCAAGAAATTTGACGAATGGGGCACACAGTTCGTCGCGGTGACGCAGGAAATCAATACCGCCACCAGCGCCGGGCGCATGATGCTCAACATTCTTATCACCTTCGCGCAATATGAGCGGGAGGTCATCACCGAGCGGGTTCGCGACAAGATGGCCGCCAGCCGGAAAAAAGGCAAATGGGTCGGCGGCAGTGTTCCAATGGGCTACCGGGTGGAAAACAAGAAGCTGGTTGTTGAGCCGGAAGAAGCGCGGGTTATCCAAAGAATCTTTCAGCGGTTCATTGAAATCCAGTCTCCCTCTCTGATTGCTCAGGAACTCAACAAAGACGGAATTCGAACCAAGCAGGGGAAAGCATGGGATAAACCGCACATCTATCGTATTCTGAGCAACCATACCTACATTGGTAAGGTCAACTACAAAAACAGCGTTTGTGATGGAGAACAGGAAGCGATTATCGCCCAGGACGTCTGGGATCGGACTCGGGAAATTCTCAGAGTGAATGATCCCGCACCAGCCCATATGCCCAGGACTGAAATCATTGCTCCATTAAAAGGAATCTTACGCTGCGGACACTGCGATTGCGCAATGATGCCGACCTATGCACGCAAGAATGGAAAGCGATATTTTTATTATCTGTGTTCTCGGGACTCCAAGCGGGCAACATCGACTTGCCCGGTGCGTCAGATCCCCGCAGGAGAAGTGGAGCGAATCACTCGGGAGCAGGTGGTGAAAATGCTTCAGACACCGACGATTCTGATAAAACTGGCACAAGTGTTGAATCTTCCCGCAGAAAAAATCGCAGAACTGTTCAAAGAAACATTCTGGCAGGAGATCTCGCCCGGTGAAATGAACCGCCTTCTCCATCTTCTTCTGGAAAAGGTCGAAGTTCACGAAGGCAAGCTCACTGTAGAATTCAAGAGTTCAGGTATCAAAACTCTTATGGAGGAAATCGCGAATGGAGAAGAAACAGATTGA
- a CDS encoding GIY-YIG nuclease family protein — translation MPWQGKRRGKGVLKVGYTAKSVKERIEEQYPTIRPGKLPYKIVLDEFAIRDDGTLFTDHDVHAMLDQMGAVRCRSEKGKKSEWYECTVDDIRAAILAVRRRKPNPERKLDTFKMRPEQQQAVRVTEEYFKANKYKVGGKAPHFLWNAKMRFGKTFTAYQLAKKMGWKKILVLTFKPAVQSEWRKDLQGHIDFEGWRFVSKDTELQFADRDPDRPCVWFASFQDMLGRTDIGGIKPRNEEAHATQWDCIILDEYHFGAWNESSKELYDAEDTRTEAETDSQGDQVGIRSECPNDQVAVTTFGSGIGTFASMEAQGEKTSNSAEENECAVA, via the coding sequence ATGCCGTGGCAGGGAAAGCGTCGCGGGAAAGGCGTTCTCAAAGTTGGCTATACCGCAAAAAGTGTGAAAGAACGGATCGAAGAGCAGTATCCCACCATCCGCCCCGGAAAGCTGCCGTATAAAATCGTTTTGGATGAATTTGCCATCCGCGATGACGGAACACTCTTTACTGATCACGATGTTCATGCCATGTTGGACCAGATGGGAGCTGTACGTTGCCGGAGTGAAAAGGGCAAGAAATCCGAATGGTATGAATGCACCGTGGATGATATCCGTGCCGCGATCCTTGCCGTCCGTCGTAGAAAACCGAATCCGGAGCGCAAGCTGGACACTTTCAAAATGCGCCCGGAACAACAACAGGCTGTCCGGGTTACGGAAGAGTATTTTAAGGCAAATAAGTATAAGGTCGGCGGAAAGGCTCCCCATTTTCTCTGGAACGCCAAAATGCGTTTCGGAAAGACTTTTACTGCCTATCAGTTGGCAAAGAAGATGGGATGGAAGAAAATCCTTGTGCTGACCTTCAAGCCTGCCGTACAGAGCGAATGGCGCAAAGATTTGCAGGGACATATTGATTTTGAAGGATGGCGGTTCGTTTCCAAAGATACCGAATTGCAGTTTGCCGACCGCGATCCCGACCGGCCCTGCGTCTGGTTCGCCTCATTTCAGGACATGCTTGGACGCACGGACATCGGCGGGATCAAACCTCGTAATGAGGAAGCACACGCGACCCAATGGGACTGCATCATTTTGGACGAATACCACTTCGGCGCGTGGAATGAATCCAGTAAGGAACTCTACGATGCCGAAGATACCAGAACAGAAGCGGAAACAGATAGCCAAGGAGATCAAGTCGGAATTCGATCAGAATGCCCAAATGACCAGGTTGCAGTTACAACATTTGGAAGCGGAATTGGAACGTTTGCTTCAATGGAAGCCCAAGGAGAAAAAACGTCCAATTCCGCAGAAGAAAACGAATGCGCAGTTGCGTAA
- a CDS encoding anaerobic ribonucleoside-triphosphate reductase activating protein — protein MGKLHFGLQKLTLLDFPGKVACTVFTFGCNFHCPFCHNASLVHRDGEADAWDEDSVFAFLERRRGILDGVCVSGGEPLLHPELPGFLRRVHDAGFAVKLDTNGSFPERLREIVESHCVDYVALDIKNAPEKYGETTAEEGMLDAVRRSVAYLKQGKVPYEFRTTVVRQFHNAVDFEAIGAWIQGVPRYFLQGFVDSGNLLGKGCSALSGDEMAQCLAAVQRFVPNAGIRGA, from the coding sequence ATGGGGAAACTTCATTTCGGGCTGCAGAAATTAACTTTGCTTGATTTTCCGGGCAAAGTGGCGTGCACCGTGTTTACGTTCGGGTGCAATTTTCATTGTCCCTTCTGCCACAACGCCTCGCTGGTGCATCGCGACGGCGAGGCGGATGCGTGGGATGAGGACTCCGTTTTTGCGTTTCTTGAACGGCGTCGCGGGATTCTGGACGGCGTCTGCGTTTCCGGAGGAGAGCCTCTGCTGCATCCCGAACTTCCGGGGTTTCTGCGGAGGGTGCACGACGCCGGATTTGCGGTCAAGCTGGATACCAACGGCTCGTTTCCGGAGCGTCTGCGCGAGATCGTGGAATCGCACTGCGTGGATTATGTCGCGCTGGACATCAAGAACGCTCCCGAGAAATACGGGGAAACCACCGCGGAGGAGGGAATGCTCGACGCGGTGCGCAGAAGCGTCGCCTATCTGAAACAGGGAAAAGTCCCGTATGAATTCCGGACCACCGTGGTCCGGCAGTTTCACAATGCCGTGGATTTTGAGGCGATCGGAGCCTGGATTCAGGGGGTGCCGCGCTATTTTCTGCAGGGATTCGTCGATTCGGGGAATCTGCTGGGGAAGGGATGCAGCGCGCTTTCCGGCGATGAGATGGCGCAGTGTCTTGCGGCGGTGCAGCGTTTTGTTCCGAATGCCGGAATCCGCGGGGCGTGA
- a CDS encoding ribonucleoside triphosphate reductase, with product MYQVQKRDGKNVDFNLQKISDAIRMAFEAQEKQYHPSVIDFLALKVTADFEPKIKESLISVEDIQDSVEAVLVQAGYADVAKAYILYRRQREKLRSISSTALDYKSTVDSYLKISDWRVKENSTVTYSVGGLILSNSGAITANYWLSEVYDDEIANAHRNADIHLHDLSMLTGYCAGWSLRQLIQEGLGGVPGKITSAPARHLATLCNQMVNFLGIMQNEWAGAQAFSSFDTYLAPFVKADNLSYDQVKKCIESFIFGVNTPSRWGTQAPFSNITLDWEVPNDLAELNAIVGGKEMPFKYKDCKKEMDMINKAFIETMIEGDANGRGFQYPIPTYSITRDFDWSDRENNRLLFEMASKYGTPYFSNYINSDMEPSDIRSMCCRLRLDLRELRKKSGGFFGSGESTGSIGVVTINMPRIAYLAENRENFFKRLDHMMDISARSLNIKRRIITKLLNEGLYPYTKRYLGKFDNHFSTIGLVGMNEVGLNAKWLRADMTDKRTQEFTKEVLNHMRERLSDYQEKYGDLYNLEATPAESTSYRLAKHDRKRFPDIITASENSETPYYTNSSHLPVGYTDDIFSALDIQDDLQVLYTSGTVFHAFLGEKLPDWKSAASLVRKIATNYRLPYYTLSPTYSVCKQHGYLPGEKLECPHCGQRTEVYSRITGYYRPVQNWNDGKLQEYKQRKVYSAKNIALQCADAPAETKAEAKKEEEHFILFATKTCPNCKTAKAFLDQAGITYDVVFADDDLETAARFGVRQAPTLVVKKDGKAERIINVSNIRKYIDAV from the coding sequence ATGTATCAGGTCCAGAAACGTGACGGAAAAAACGTCGACTTCAATCTGCAGAAGATTTCCGACGCGATCCGGATGGCTTTTGAAGCCCAGGAAAAACAGTATCACCCGTCGGTCATCGATTTCCTCGCGCTGAAGGTCACGGCCGATTTCGAACCGAAGATCAAAGAGAGCCTGATTTCCGTCGAGGACATTCAGGACAGCGTGGAAGCCGTGCTGGTGCAGGCCGGTTACGCCGATGTCGCGAAGGCCTATATCCTCTACCGGCGCCAGCGGGAAAAACTCCGCTCCATTTCTTCAACCGCGCTGGATTACAAGAGCACGGTGGACAGCTATCTCAAGATCAGCGACTGGCGCGTCAAGGAGAATTCCACCGTCACCTACTCCGTCGGCGGGCTGATTCTTTCCAACTCCGGCGCCATCACCGCGAATTACTGGCTCTCCGAGGTTTATGATGACGAGATTGCCAATGCGCACCGGAATGCGGACATCCATCTGCATGACCTTTCAATGCTGACCGGCTACTGCGCCGGCTGGTCCCTCCGCCAGCTGATCCAGGAGGGGCTCGGCGGCGTTCCCGGCAAGATCACCAGCGCGCCGGCCCGCCATCTTGCGACGCTCTGCAACCAGATGGTCAATTTCCTCGGCATCATGCAGAACGAATGGGCGGGCGCGCAGGCCTTCTCCTCCTTCGACACCTATCTCGCCCCCTTCGTCAAGGCGGACAACCTCTCCTACGACCAGGTCAAGAAGTGCATCGAATCCTTCATTTTCGGCGTCAACACGCCCTCCCGCTGGGGAACCCAGGCGCCCTTCTCCAACATCACGCTGGACTGGGAGGTCCCCAACGACCTCGCCGAACTGAACGCGATCGTCGGCGGAAAGGAGATGCCCTTCAAATACAAGGACTGCAAGAAAGAGATGGACATGATCAACAAGGCGTTCATCGAAACGATGATCGAGGGCGACGCCAACGGACGCGGATTCCAGTATCCGATTCCGACCTACTCCATCACGCGCGATTTCGACTGGTCCGACCGCGAAAACAACCGCCTTCTTTTCGAGATGGCTTCGAAATACGGCACTCCCTATTTCTCCAATTACATCAACAGCGACATGGAGCCGAGCGACATCCGCAGCATGTGCTGCCGCCTGCGGCTCGACCTGCGCGAACTCCGCAAGAAGTCCGGCGGATTCTTCGGCAGCGGCGAAAGCACCGGCTCCATCGGCGTCGTCACGATCAACATGCCGCGCATCGCCTATCTCGCGGAGAACAGGGAGAATTTCTTCAAGCGCCTCGACCATATGATGGACATTTCGGCGCGCTCGCTCAACATCAAGCGGAGAATCATCACCAAGCTCCTGAACGAGGGACTGTATCCTTACACCAAACGCTACCTCGGCAAGTTCGACAACCACTTCTCCACCATCGGACTGGTCGGGATGAACGAGGTCGGACTCAATGCAAAATGGCTGCGCGCGGACATGACCGACAAACGGACGCAGGAGTTCACAAAAGAGGTTCTCAACCACATGCGCGAGCGTCTCTCCGACTATCAGGAGAAATACGGCGATCTCTACAACCTGGAGGCGACGCCGGCGGAATCCACCAGCTACCGTCTCGCCAAGCATGACAGGAAGCGTTTTCCGGACATCATCACGGCGTCGGAAAACAGCGAAACGCCCTACTACACCAACAGCTCGCATCTGCCCGTCGGCTACACCGACGACATCTTCAGCGCGCTTGACATTCAGGACGATCTCCAGGTCCTCTACACCTCCGGCACCGTCTTTCACGCGTTCCTCGGCGAGAAGCTCCCCGACTGGAAGAGCGCCGCCAGTCTGGTGAGGAAGATCGCAACCAACTACCGGCTCCCCTACTACACGCTCTCTCCGACCTATTCGGTCTGCAAGCAGCACGGCTATCTTCCGGGGGAAAAGCTCGAATGTCCGCACTGCGGACAGCGCACCGAGGTCTACAGCCGCATCACCGGCTATTACCGGCCCGTCCAGAACTGGAACGACGGCAAGCTTCAGGAGTACAAACAGCGCAAGGTCTACAGCGCGAAGAACATCGCGCTGCAATGCGCCGATGCGCCCGCCGAAACGAAAGCGGAGGCGAAGAAAGAGGAGGAACACTTCATCCTCTTCGCCACAAAAACCTGCCCGAACTGCAAGACCGCCAAAGCGTTTCTGGATCAGGCCGGAATCACTTATGACGTGGTGTTCGCGGACGATGATCTGGAGACCGCCGCACGCTTCGGGGTCCGTCAGGCGCCGACGCTGGTTGTCAAAAAGGACGGGAAGGCGGAGCGCATCATCAACGTATCCAACATCCGGAAATATATTGACGCGGTCTGA
- a CDS encoding Bro-N domain-containing protein: MNEIVKVYKNSPIRIVEKDGEPWFVAKDVCNILEIKNSRDTLNKCLDEDERGVDIIYTPGGNQEMTIVSEAGLYSLILRSRKPEAKAFKRWVTHEVLPSIRKTGAYLSPGMSNEQVKALVATLEEEVYRRIQAENRLAKLEAHAEKLARAAIPATPFGELSQKTGRPRTCLVRNYLRSGQEVKPEHFGAYIQLLLPLYTARELLLDALPAPTSAPAASVSC, translated from the coding sequence ATGAACGAAATCGTAAAAGTCTACAAGAACAGCCCGATTCGAATTGTTGAAAAGGACGGAGAACCGTGGTTTGTTGCCAAGGATGTCTGCAACATTTTGGAAATCAAGAACAGCCGTGACACATTGAATAAATGTTTGGATGAAGATGAAAGGGGAGTAGATATTATCTACACCCCTGGCGGCAATCAGGAAATGACGATTGTCAGCGAGGCTGGCCTCTATTCTCTGATTCTCCGAAGCCGGAAACCGGAAGCCAAAGCATTCAAACGCTGGGTGACGCATGAGGTTCTGCCGTCCATCCGCAAGACCGGAGCATATCTTTCTCCGGGCATGAGCAATGAACAGGTCAAAGCTCTGGTGGCAACTTTGGAAGAGGAAGTGTACCGGCGGATTCAGGCGGAAAACCGTCTGGCGAAACTGGAGGCTCATGCCGAGAAGCTGGCTCGTGCGGCCATTCCGGCAACACCCTTTGGAGAACTTTCTCAGAAAACCGGCAGACCGCGTACCTGTCTGGTTCGGAATTACCTCCGGAGCGGTCAGGAAGTAAAACCGGAGCACTTTGGCGCATACATCCAACTGCTCCTGCCTCTGTATACGGCACGGGAACTGCTTCTGGATGCACTTCCCGCTCCGACTTCCGCACCGGCCGCTTCGGTCAGCTGTTGA
- a CDS encoding terminase gpA endonuclease subunit — translation MPINPSNMRVVDVARLLNSTSFGFVLAQARLYREFNRVGFRIGSSENPRNINLLKYIAWMFDRKHTPEETSGARSYEDRRNAERDRQAEQSLAGRDIGQLPEVVNPDRKAACERNFQLFCESYFPETYSLAWSPDHLKVIEKIETAVLRGGLFALALPRGSGKTTITESAALWSMLYGHREFVVLIGATESAALELLDSLKTELEVNERLAEDFPEVCYPVAQLEGIANRCAGQLYKGERTRITWTSNEIVLPTVEGSRASGIIVRVAGITGRIRGMKFKRSDGRSVRPSLVIIDDPQTSESAGSLEQTRKRVRVLAGDILGLAGPGQKISGIMPCTIIRPGDMADIILNRNTHPDWNGEKTRMVYRFPTNMKLWEEYAEIRAEALRTEGNFQKATEFYLANREAMDAGAEVSWEARFNHDEVSALQHAMNLKFQDEAAFQSEYQNDPLPDDTADDSLLSVDEICAKINGLARRRVPLKCDRLTMFVDVQKALLFYVVIAWAEDFTGAVIDYGSWPDQHRHEYSLADANPSIQTLFPKAGFEGALYAALSALTDECLGREWEREDGAVLKIERALVDANWGQSTDVVYQFCRQSSHAGVILPSHGRYVGASSKPMTEYRKQQGDRLGFNWMIPNVAGKRAIRHVIYDTNYWKSFIHARLAVPVGDKGSLTLYGRIPGAHQLFAEHLTAEYRVKTQGRGRTVDEWKLKPQSHDNHFLDCVAGCAVCGSMLGASLPETLPAKLDRKPMIRLSDKRLGGIPPNGRLKLSELRRQKNG, via the coding sequence ATGCCGATCAATCCGAGTAACATGCGCGTGGTGGACGTCGCGCGGCTTCTGAACTCCACGTCGTTCGGATTTGTTCTGGCGCAGGCGCGGCTTTACCGCGAGTTCAACCGCGTCGGCTTCCGGATCGGCTCCTCGGAGAATCCGCGCAACATCAACCTCCTGAAATACATTGCCTGGATGTTCGACCGGAAACACACTCCGGAGGAGACGTCCGGCGCACGCAGCTATGAGGATCGGCGCAATGCCGAGCGCGACCGTCAGGCGGAACAGTCGCTCGCCGGACGCGACATCGGCCAGCTCCCGGAGGTCGTGAATCCCGACAGGAAAGCCGCGTGCGAACGGAATTTCCAGCTTTTCTGCGAGAGCTATTTCCCGGAGACCTATTCTCTTGCATGGTCGCCGGATCATCTGAAGGTGATTGAGAAGATTGAAACGGCGGTTCTGCGAGGCGGACTCTTTGCGCTGGCGCTCCCGCGCGGTTCCGGGAAGACAACTATCACGGAAAGCGCGGCGCTCTGGTCGATGCTCTATGGGCATCGTGAATTCGTGGTACTGATCGGCGCGACTGAATCAGCGGCTCTGGAGCTTCTGGATTCTTTGAAGACCGAGCTGGAAGTCAACGAGCGTCTCGCCGAAGACTTCCCGGAGGTGTGCTATCCGGTGGCACAGCTGGAGGGGATCGCGAACCGGTGCGCCGGACAGCTCTACAAGGGCGAGCGCACCCGCATCACCTGGACAAGCAACGAGATCGTTCTGCCGACCGTCGAAGGAAGCAGGGCTTCCGGCATCATCGTCCGAGTTGCCGGCATCACCGGACGTATCCGTGGTATGAAGTTCAAGCGGAGCGACGGCCGGAGCGTGCGCCCATCACTTGTCATCATCGACGATCCGCAGACCTCGGAATCCGCCGGATCGCTGGAACAGACACGCAAGCGGGTTCGTGTGCTTGCCGGAGACATCCTGGGACTTGCCGGTCCGGGGCAGAAAATCTCCGGGATCATGCCCTGCACGATCATCCGCCCGGGCGACATGGCCGACATCATCCTCAACCGAAACACCCATCCGGACTGGAACGGTGAAAAGACCCGAATGGTCTACCGCTTCCCCACGAATATGAAACTGTGGGAGGAATATGCCGAGATCCGGGCGGAAGCTCTGCGCACGGAGGGCAATTTCCAGAAGGCGACGGAGTTTTATCTGGCGAACCGGGAAGCGATGGACGCCGGTGCGGAAGTGAGCTGGGAAGCCCGCTTCAACCACGATGAAGTATCGGCGCTTCAACACGCAATGAACCTGAAGTTTCAGGATGAAGCAGCCTTTCAGTCGGAATATCAGAACGACCCGCTCCCGGATGACACGGCGGATGACTCGCTTCTTTCCGTGGACGAGATCTGTGCAAAGATCAACGGACTTGCCCGACGGCGCGTCCCGCTGAAATGCGATCGCCTCACGATGTTTGTCGACGTCCAGAAAGCGCTGCTTTTCTATGTGGTGATCGCATGGGCGGAGGACTTCACAGGCGCGGTCATCGACTACGGCTCATGGCCGGATCAGCACCGGCACGAGTATTCGCTTGCCGATGCGAATCCGAGCATTCAGACGCTCTTCCCGAAAGCGGGCTTCGAGGGGGCCTTGTACGCCGCGTTGTCCGCGCTGACCGATGAATGCCTCGGGCGCGAGTGGGAGCGCGAGGACGGGGCTGTCCTGAAAATCGAACGCGCCCTCGTGGATGCGAACTGGGGACAGTCAACCGATGTCGTCTATCAGTTCTGCCGTCAGAGTTCCCACGCCGGAGTGATCCTGCCGTCGCATGGCAGATACGTCGGAGCATCCTCGAAACCCATGACCGAATACCGCAAACAGCAGGGCGACCGGCTTGGATTCAACTGGATGATTCCGAATGTCGCCGGGAAACGGGCGATTCGGCATGTCATATACGACACGAACTACTGGAAGAGTTTTATTCACGCGCGGCTCGCGGTTCCCGTCGGCGACAAGGGGTCGCTCACGCTCTACGGACGGATCCCCGGCGCTCATCAGCTCTTCGCGGAGCATCTGACCGCCGAATACCGCGTCAAAACACAGGGGCGCGGCCGCACGGTCGACGAGTGGAAACTCAAGCCGCAGTCGCACGACAACCACTTTCTGGACTGCGTCGCGGGCTGTGCGGTCTGCGGCTCCATGCTCGGCGCGTCTCTGCCCGAGACGCTTCCCGCGAAGCTCGACCGCAAGCCGATGATCCGCCTTTCCGACAAACGCCTTGGAGGGATTCCTCCGAATGGCAGACTCAAACTTTCCGAACTCAGGAGGCAGAAAAATGGATAA
- a CDS encoding DUF2924 domain-containing protein has translation MMNESEVKRQLELLDLMNQAELREKFCDLFGFEPGQTNIANLRRRLACRIQEIYYGGLSEADRQLLEQIADGDPQANLRYGKNGVSHVCGTRYQRVWKGKKYEVTALGNGKFEYDGTVYQSLSAIAREITGTRWNGKLFFGVK, from the coding sequence ATGATGAATGAATCTGAGGTAAAACGGCAGCTGGAGTTGCTGGATCTGATGAATCAGGCAGAACTTCGGGAAAAATTCTGTGACCTCTTTGGCTTTGAACCGGGGCAGACCAATATTGCAAACCTGCGCCGCCGTCTTGCCTGCCGGATTCAAGAGATTTATTACGGCGGACTCTCCGAAGCGGACCGGCAACTTCTTGAGCAGATTGCAGACGGCGATCCCCAGGCAAACCTCCGGTATGGAAAAAATGGAGTTTCCCATGTGTGCGGAACTCGCTACCAGAGGGTCTGGAAAGGTAAAAAATATGAAGTGACGGCTCTCGGGAATGGAAAATTCGAATATGACGGAACGGTCTATCAATCGCTTTCCGCCATCGCCCGCGAAATTACCGGGACTCGCTGGAACGGCAAACTCTTTTTCGGGGTGAAGTGA